The DNA segment GTGTATGTCACAACATTCGGGACAAGGCCCATCTGAAGCATCTCATTATGGAGATAAAAGGCATCATTCATCTTCCCTTCCTTGCAGTAACCGTCAATAAGTGCAGTGTAAGTAACTTCATCAGGACTCAGACCTTTACCAACCATCTCTCGGAATAATTTATTTGCTTCGACCATATTTCCACTCCTAGAGAGTCCATATATCAGAGCAGTATAAGTGACCGTATCGGGAACTAGTTGGCTATTCTTCATTTCTTCAACAAGCCGATACACCGCAGGCAGCTTACCGCTTTTGCAGTATCCGTTAATCAGAGTAGTATATACGACATGGTCTGGAGCTACTCCACGGAACATCATTTCCGTGAACACCCTCTCTGCTTCCACTACCTTTTCATTCTTACAGAGGAGGGTGATTATActgttaaaggtaaaggcattcgGCATCAAacccttgtcacccatttcttcgAACAACTCAGTCGCCTGCAGAAGCTCCCCATAGCGGCAGTACGCATCAATGAGGGTGCTATAACTTATAATGTCAGGCGAAGCACCCACTGTTCCTTCCATCTCAAGAAGTATCTTATGGGCTTCTCCAGTCTTTCCTGCCCCGCAGAACCCGTGAATAAGGATGTTACAAGATTTGGTGTTCCACCGAAGACCGAGTTCTTGGAAGTCTGAGAACGTACTCAGCATATGATCGAGCGTCAAGCGACTAAGCAGTGCGTTGCAAGCATCAGCAGAGACGATGATCCCGTAAGTAACCAAGTGGCGGAAGAGGGTGCGGGCTTCGTCGAGCCTATTGATGTCAACGATGGCGCCGAAGAGCAAATCGAAAACGGAGGGGACGGAGCACCAGTACTTGTAGGTGTAGATCACCCGATCGACGAAATTTCGATGAGAGACGAGGCCGTCGCGGAGCAGCCGGCGCGCAGATGCTGGTTCGCCGGACACGACGGCGACGTGGGCGGCGATGGCCAGCGCCTCGGCGGGGACGGGGCGACCGCGGGGTCGGTACCAGTGGAGGAGGGCGCCGACGAGGACGGGGTCGGAGCGGAGATGGAGGAAGGCCCAGACGAGGTGGTCGGAGCGAAATCGGGCGGCGAAGGGGCCGAGTATGACGTCTGGGGACTCGGAGCGGCGCTGCTTGAGGGCGGTGACGATGCTGCGGACGAGCTCCGCGTCATAGATGGCGGGCTTCTTGGGGGAGTAATCCGGGAAGGGGCGGATGGCGGTGGCGATGAAGTCGACGGGAAAGGCGTGGCGTTGGCTCGACAGCTGACGGCGGTGCGCGAGGAAGAAGTAGCTTTTTGGCCTCGTAGCTGCGGCGTGCCGGAACATGAGAGAGTGTGCTCTTCCGGCCCCCTCCctctccactctctctctctctctctcccccgcgAGGTCAGAACAGACCAGTTAGCATGCGGCCTGCTAACTAAATGGGCTGAGAAAATAGATTGGGCTCAGTTGGGCCGAAGAAGCAATCAATTTTGTACATTCATGGGATACGATCCATCAAAAGTCGACGGATAGCACACGTGTGCTTCAAGATTCGTGATCAAGTTTTCAGAACTACAGTTGCCGTATCTTATTATTGGACTGAGAGAAGACCTCTTGTTTTGCGCTATAATCCATCAAAAGAGGTTGTCCTTGTGCTTCTAGATTCGTGCTCAGCTTCTGTGCTAAGACGGAGGGAGACCGCGCAGACCCCAAGACAACGACGGGGCGAGACCGGGAGGTGTTCGACGTGGGCGGCACTCGCCTCGCGGCCCCATGCGGAGGCAAGCCTGCCGCCCACCCTCCGCGCTCGCCCATCTCcacgtcatcttcttcttccaacGAAGCAAccacaacctcaaggaggaggcggCCAACACCGTCACTCCACAGCCGATGGCCGGTGGTTGGCAATATTCTTCTCCTCTGTGAAACAGCTGCTGCTGGGTGAGTTCTCCAAATCGACTGAAACAGATAGCTTTCAGTCGCGTTGACAAAGGTGCCATTTTGTGGACTAACAAGGGAGAGTTAGCTGGCTGACACTCTGTGTGATTGCAGATAACACCTCGCAGTCTTGCCGGTGGATTGAAATGACTCCAGCTTGGGATGGGGTGGCCTTCACCATCTACCGCACACTCCTCATGgccatccaataattcaagatttTTCCCAATCAATCATGCAAGAGGTTTGACCCCATGGAAGCTTCCATCTTACACTGTGCCGCCGTGCGACCGATCCATGCATGGAGATTTTGCTGTCTGAGTTCAGATAtggttcgagatttttcactcacaAGCATAACGCGAAGAACAGAAAGGAGATTGGCCTCTCTGGTGAACGAGTTTACTGGTCAGATTTGGTGAATTGTTTGACGAAATGTAGTGTGGTGTTTTCATGGTGATCCCAAGCATTGAATTCAATGTCAACAGGTGGCCACCAGCAAGCACTGCATTAATTAGATCAAAAAGAGGCAGTGGCGTGCACAGTACATGTTCGGTCTAATGCCCGTCCTACTTGACAGGCGCAAATGTCAGCACAGCACGGAGCTCCGGGACCATTCTGGCGAGGCGCGGGCGGCCCCCTGCACATGACCTCCGTGAGCCCCCCCCACCCCGTCAGGGCCTGCTTGTGGTCGAACTCCACAGCCATATTATGGAGAGGATGGCCTGACCAATTAACATACCTCGGTGCGATGCATGCcactacaatatatatatgcttcTATCTGTCTGTGTCCTGTCCTGCGTGCCACTGACCCAGTCCTATCAGCTACACCATCTTATTCGCTATACCGATCCCACGTATGGATGCTGTTCCTTGTTCTATCGATTGCGTTTTGCCCTATACTGTATAATATGGAAGGCTCTCAACCCCATTCCGATTCCCATTTCAACTCTATATTTAACTGCTCCCTCAGTGCGCAAGCAAGAGAGTAGAAAGCTCATAATTGTGGTGGCTGTCGGTCGATGTGGCGTTGCATTGACACGACCGATAGCAGCGCCCGCCGCTGACCCTGCGAATGGTAGAGGATGGGAGGTAATTCGGGGCGGCGCGAGATGTCGTCGACGCCGGAGaacgtggtggtggtggcggtgcggGCGGAGAGGGAGATCTCGAAGACGGCCCTCGCCTGGGCCCTCACACATGTGGTGCGCCCCGGCGACGTCGTGACGTTGCTCGCAGTCCTCGCAGACCGCGAGGCTACTGGTAGGGCGGGCGCTTCTTCCTTTCCCCCCCCCCGGCTTCTCGATCTGTTTGTTTGACTTTCGCGCGCGACTTTGTTCGCAGGCTGGCGCCGGTGGCTGCTCTGGGGCTTCCC comes from the Musa acuminata AAA Group cultivar baxijiao chromosome BXJ2-8, Cavendish_Baxijiao_AAA, whole genome shotgun sequence genome and includes:
- the LOC135618713 gene encoding pentatricopeptide repeat-containing protein At1g05670, mitochondrial-like gives rise to the protein MFRHAAATRPKSYFFLAHRRQLSSQRHAFPVDFIATAIRPFPDYSPKKPAIYDAELVRSIVTALKQRRSESPDVILGPFAARFRSDHLVWAFLHLRSDPVLVGALLHWYRPRGRPVPAEALAIAAHVAVVSGEPASARRLLRDGLVSHRNFVDRVIYTYKYWCSVPSVFDLLFGAIVDINRLDEARTLFRHLVTYGIIVSADACNALLSRLTLDHMLSTFSDFQELGLRWNTKSCNILIHGFCGAGKTGEAHKILLEMEGTVGASPDIISYSTLIDAYCRYGELLQATELFEEMGDKGLMPNAFTFNSIITLLCKNEKVVEAERVFTEMMFRGVAPDHVVYTTLINGYCKSGKLPAVYRLVEEMKNSQLVPDTVTYTALIYGLSRSGNMVEANKLFREMVGKGLSPDEVTYTALIDGYCKEGKMNDAFYLHNEMLQMGLVPNVVTYTALSDGLCKQGEVETANELLRETSGKGLELNVFTYNSLINGLCKIGNIEQAVKTMVDMEAAGLCPDVYTYTTIMDAYCKSGEMDQAHDLLREMLDKGIQPSIVTFNVLMNGFCTAGMLEDGRRLLEWMLERSIMPNSATYNSLLRHYCMEKTMKTTTKIYKEMRASGIMPDENTYNILIRGHCRARNMKEACYFHSEMIGKGFSLSRGSYNALIKGLVRKKRLTEATQLFEEMRAKNLVANREIYNIFIDINYTEQNIEMTLELCDEAVEKCLPESDLNKI